A DNA window from Candidatus Binatia bacterium contains the following coding sequences:
- the msrB gene encoding peptide-methionine (R)-S-oxide reductase MsrB, whose amino-acid sequence MKRSAFVVAGAALALFGLAPRRSAAAEAYEVTHSDAQWRALLGPERFEILREGGTEPPFSSALLREMRRGVYRCAGCDLALFSSKTKYDSGEGWPSFWDVLPNATRTQADYALIEKRTEVHCRRCGGHLGHVFDDGPAPTHLRYCIDGLALRFVPA is encoded by the coding sequence ATGAAACGCAGTGCGTTCGTCGTCGCGGGCGCGGCGCTGGCGCTCTTCGGGCTCGCGCCGCGCCGATCTGCCGCCGCCGAGGCGTACGAGGTCACGCACAGCGACGCGCAATGGCGCGCGCTCCTCGGCCCCGAACGCTTCGAGATCCTGCGCGAGGGCGGCACCGAGCCGCCGTTCTCGAGCGCGCTGCTCCGCGAGATGCGGCGCGGCGTCTATCGATGCGCGGGCTGCGATCTCGCGCTCTTCTCGTCGAAGACGAAGTACGACAGCGGCGAAGGCTGGCCGTCGTTCTGGGACGTTCTGCCGAACGCGACGCGGACGCAAGCCGATTACGCGCTGATCGAGAAGCGCACCGAAGTGCACTGCAGGCGCTGCGGCGGCCATCTCGGACACGTCTTCGACGACGGCCCGGCGCCGACGCATCTGCGCTACTGCATCGACGGCCTCGCGCTTCGCTTCGTGCCGGCCTAA
- the aroF gene encoding 3-deoxy-7-phosphoheptulonate synthase gives MERGVNVPQSYRLVRRDARGERTIVRLRNGATFGGDEVAICAGPCGVESSEQLDAAARAVADAGANVLRGGAYKPRTSPYSFQGLGEDALKMLRQAGDRHGLDVVTEVLDPRDVERVARYADMLQIGARNMQNFVLLREVGATRLPVLLKRGLSATVQEWLLAAEYVLLGGNESVVLCERGVRSFDVATRNLLDLAVVPLLEEMTHLPVIVDPSHAVGIARLVPPLAVAALAAGAHGLLIEVHPDPARALSDGAQSLDPPAFEQLMRRLAQIAEFAGRRLPRRGYRAPAVSSESAPSPDSAVRSSKSGVKLA, from the coding sequence ATGGAGCGAGGCGTCAACGTGCCGCAATCGTACCGACTCGTTCGTCGCGACGCTCGCGGCGAACGCACGATCGTGCGTCTGCGCAACGGCGCGACGTTCGGCGGCGACGAGGTCGCGATCTGCGCCGGGCCCTGCGGCGTCGAGTCGAGCGAACAACTCGATGCGGCCGCGCGCGCGGTCGCCGATGCCGGCGCCAACGTGTTGCGCGGCGGCGCCTATAAACCGCGCACGTCGCCGTACTCGTTTCAGGGCCTCGGTGAGGATGCGCTCAAGATGCTGCGCCAGGCCGGCGATCGCCACGGGCTCGACGTCGTCACCGAAGTCTTGGATCCCCGCGATGTGGAGCGCGTCGCGCGCTACGCCGACATGCTGCAGATCGGCGCGCGCAACATGCAGAACTTCGTTCTCTTACGCGAGGTTGGAGCGACGCGTCTGCCGGTGCTGCTCAAGCGCGGACTTTCGGCGACGGTGCAAGAGTGGCTATTGGCCGCGGAGTACGTGCTGCTCGGCGGAAACGAGAGCGTCGTGCTCTGCGAACGCGGCGTGCGTTCGTTCGACGTCGCGACGCGGAACCTGCTCGACCTCGCCGTCGTTCCGCTGCTCGAAGAGATGACGCATCTCCCGGTGATCGTGGATCCGTCGCACGCGGTCGGCATCGCTCGGCTCGTTCCGCCGCTCGCCGTCGCCGCGCTCGCTGCCGGCGCGCACGGGTTGCTGATCGAGGTGCACCCCGATCCGGCGCGCGCGCTCTCCGACGGCGCGCAGTCGCTCGATCCGCCGGCGTTCGAGCAGTTGATGCGGCGCCTGGCTCAGATTGCGGAGTTTGCCGGACGGCGGCTGCCGCGGCGCGGCTATCGCGCGCCTGCGGTCAGTTCCGAGAGCGCTCCGAGTCCCGACTCGGCCGTGCGATCGAGCAAGAGCGGGGTCAAGCTCGCGTAA
- a CDS encoding acyl-CoA dehydrogenase family protein, whose amino-acid sequence MKALEEEITAYVAGPAEEWAQRIERERRVPLELWEDLRARGYLSLAAPVEYGGRGIPFGRYVELVELFSMSHASIRMIVHVVNGTWRAMDRFATEEQRRRFVLPSIAGRLKIAFTLTEPTAGSGADLRSSVVREGDAYYLSGEKHLITFGTICDYWLLFARLAGTRGADGTVALLVDRNAPGANVVAMDESMGVRGTDHAHVVFDRTPVPVANRLGEEGQGLEIALGGFLTPSRISVAMSCVGLARRAHELAIEYARRRETFGKRLTQRQAIRFMIAENATDIEAARQLVRHAAREWEAGNPQATALSSMSKLQAVDMLTRVTDRALQIHGGLGFWQPNAIERVYRDARAQRFEEGTNEIQKTVIARELLGVGDGA is encoded by the coding sequence GTGAAGGCGCTCGAGGAAGAGATCACCGCCTACGTAGCGGGACCGGCCGAGGAGTGGGCGCAGCGCATCGAACGCGAGCGCCGCGTGCCGCTCGAACTCTGGGAGGATCTGCGCGCGCGCGGCTACCTCTCGCTCGCGGCGCCGGTCGAGTACGGCGGCCGCGGGATTCCGTTCGGACGCTACGTGGAGCTCGTCGAGCTCTTCTCGATGTCGCACGCTTCAATTCGAATGATCGTCCACGTCGTCAACGGCACGTGGCGCGCAATGGATCGCTTCGCGACCGAGGAACAGCGCCGCCGCTTCGTGCTCCCCTCGATCGCCGGCCGGCTCAAGATCGCGTTCACGCTGACGGAGCCGACGGCCGGGAGCGGCGCCGACCTGCGCTCGAGCGTCGTGCGCGAGGGCGACGCGTACTATCTGAGCGGCGAGAAGCACCTCATTACCTTCGGAACGATCTGCGACTACTGGCTGCTCTTCGCGCGGCTCGCCGGAACGCGCGGCGCCGACGGAACCGTCGCGCTGCTCGTGGATCGCAACGCGCCGGGTGCGAACGTCGTCGCGATGGACGAGTCCATGGGCGTGCGCGGGACCGATCACGCGCACGTCGTCTTCGACCGCACGCCGGTTCCGGTCGCGAACCGCCTCGGCGAAGAAGGCCAAGGCTTGGAGATCGCGCTCGGCGGGTTTCTCACGCCGAGCCGCATCTCGGTCGCGATGAGCTGCGTCGGATTGGCGCGCCGCGCGCACGAGCTCGCGATCGAGTACGCGCGCCGCCGCGAGACCTTCGGCAAGCGTCTGACGCAGCGCCAGGCGATCCGTTTCATGATCGCGGAGAACGCGACCGACATCGAGGCGGCCCGGCAGCTCGTGCGCCACGCGGCGCGCGAGTGGGAGGCCGGCAACCCGCAGGCGACGGCGCTCTCGTCCATGTCGAAGCTGCAGGCCGTCGACATGCTGACGCGCGTAACCGATCGCGCGCTGCAGATCCACGGCGGGCTCGGCTTCTGGCAGCCGAACGCGATCGAGCGCGTCTATCGCGACGCCCGCGCGCAGCGGTTCGAAGAGGGGACGAACGAGATACAAAAGACCGTCATCGCGCGCGAACTGCTCGGCGTGGGGGACGGCGCGTGA
- the msrA gene encoding peptide-methionine (S)-S-oxide reductase MsrA, producing the protein MNTQTATFAAGCFWGVEAAFRQVPGVVNAVSGYIGGNVDNPTYRQVCGHGTGHAEAVEVTFDPERVTYDRLLSVFWQIHDPTQLNRQGPDVGDQYRSAIFTHGPEQERTAIASRDREQASHARPIVTQILPAPRFWPAEEYHQRYFEKNGGAACHVIPVAPQ; encoded by the coding sequence ATGAATACGCAAACCGCGACTTTCGCAGCCGGCTGCTTCTGGGGCGTCGAAGCGGCGTTCCGTCAGGTTCCCGGCGTCGTTAACGCCGTTTCGGGATACATCGGCGGCAACGTAGACAATCCGACCTACCGTCAGGTCTGCGGCCACGGCACCGGCCACGCCGAAGCGGTCGAGGTGACGTTCGATCCGGAACGCGTGACCTACGATCGGCTCCTGAGCGTCTTCTGGCAGATCCACGATCCGACGCAACTCAACCGGCAGGGGCCGGACGTCGGCGATCAATATCGGTCGGCGATCTTCACGCACGGTCCGGAGCAAGAGCGCACCGCGATCGCGTCGCGCGATCGCGAGCAGGCCTCGCACGCGCGCCCGATCGTCACGCAGATTCTCCCCGCGCCGCGCTTCTGGCCCGCCGAAGAGTACCATCAGCGCTACTTCGAAAAGAACGGCGGCGCCGCGTGCCACGTGATTCCGGTCGCGCCGCAATGA
- the aroA gene encoding 3-phosphoshikimate 1-carboxyvinyltransferase, which produces MNLVVKGTSGPLTGEVVVPNSKYHAHRALILASLAPGTSRILGLSDARHVEFTIDVLRALGTRIDVDGETFVVHGGPYRVRRKVVSVGSSGSTLYFTIGLAALADAPITLTAQKYFRRRPVGPLLDALAAMGVAFDSAGGCPPISVRPGRPRGGRIVIPGVLSQWISGLLLLAPFAKERTIIEVEGELNERPYIALTAEMMRAFDLQVNVARDWRRFEIEPNQRPRPTTVELPPDIGSAAFGLAVTAIHPSDVLFRGLRQLPGELQDHPEGAFMEIVRDMGLPMEYDANARAVRVRHDGVELRAVRVDCRNIPDMLPILSTLGTFANGETVLENVAHVRLKESDRVAAMLQLNRMGGKLELHDDRLVVHGVAQLHGTRLSSFNDHRILMSLAVAASRAEGQSALTYPHAYRISYPRFLEAMRSIGVSMSISDVAADGAPPKAVPMLKPDRAAAMTLDELFRRRAYETPLELAAVETRDGSDATLTWQELHDRVERAAVLLLQLGVRPGECVAYQLPNCLEFLVVTLATLRVGGICCPLMPIFREREIAFCLRRSGARVLVVPDEARGRRHAAEIASLLSEASIFSGELPLRLEHVIVSSSGRTAHALPAGDARGAVSWLRFEEALRSTEIDARLLDARRSEPTALAQLLFTSGTSGEPKGVLHRNDVLMRAAAMEVEHLDLGSEDRIFVPSPLAHQTGFLYGMWLAIVMGVPQILQPVWNASRALRALNDWDATFVQAATPFLADIVKAVEEGERPPAALRIFVATGAAVPRSLAERATRILGTAVCGAWGTTESCLGSLAAPGDEPAKVWGTDGRALRGIRLRIADSDGRVLPADEEGHFEVSSPTMFEGYIDHPDWTAAAFTPDGWFRTGDLGVMDESGYIRITGRLRDVINRGGEKIPVAEVEQLLSDHPAVAEVAIVAMPDARLGERACAFVVPRGGAPLDFERMQHYLDACQVAKQYWPERLEIVAELPRTPSGKVQKYVLRERARDLRPYERVKEAIS; this is translated from the coding sequence ATGAATCTCGTCGTTAAGGGAACGAGCGGACCGCTGACCGGCGAGGTCGTGGTCCCGAACTCCAAATATCACGCACACCGCGCGTTGATTCTGGCGTCGCTCGCGCCGGGAACGAGCCGAATTCTCGGCCTCTCCGACGCGCGCCACGTCGAGTTCACGATCGACGTCCTGCGCGCGCTCGGCACCCGCATCGACGTCGACGGCGAGACGTTCGTCGTGCACGGCGGCCCGTATCGCGTCAGGCGCAAGGTCGTCTCCGTCGGAAGCTCCGGCTCGACGCTCTACTTCACGATCGGCTTGGCGGCGCTCGCCGACGCGCCGATCACGCTGACCGCGCAGAAATATTTCCGGCGCCGCCCGGTCGGGCCGCTGCTCGACGCGCTCGCCGCGATGGGCGTTGCGTTCGACTCTGCCGGCGGCTGTCCGCCGATCTCGGTAAGGCCCGGACGTCCGCGCGGCGGACGGATCGTCATTCCGGGGGTGCTTTCGCAGTGGATCTCGGGGCTGCTGCTGCTCGCGCCGTTTGCAAAAGAACGCACGATCATCGAGGTCGAGGGGGAGCTCAACGAGCGCCCGTACATCGCGCTGACCGCAGAGATGATGCGCGCGTTCGATCTGCAGGTCAACGTCGCGCGCGATTGGCGGCGCTTCGAGATCGAGCCGAATCAACGGCCGCGTCCGACGACGGTCGAGCTTCCGCCCGACATTGGCTCGGCGGCGTTCGGGCTCGCGGTGACGGCGATCCACCCCTCCGACGTCCTCTTCCGCGGCTTGCGCCAACTCCCCGGCGAGCTCCAGGACCATCCCGAAGGCGCCTTCATGGAGATCGTCCGCGATATGGGGCTTCCGATGGAGTACGACGCGAACGCCCGCGCGGTGCGCGTGCGGCACGACGGCGTCGAACTTCGCGCCGTGCGCGTGGACTGCCGCAACATCCCCGACATGCTTCCGATCCTTTCGACGCTCGGCACGTTCGCAAACGGCGAGACGGTGCTCGAGAACGTCGCGCACGTGCGCCTGAAAGAGTCCGATCGCGTCGCAGCGATGCTCCAGCTCAACCGCATGGGCGGCAAGTTGGAGCTGCACGACGACCGGCTCGTCGTCCACGGCGTCGCGCAACTCCACGGCACGCGGCTCTCCTCGTTCAACGACCATCGCATCCTGATGTCGCTCGCGGTCGCGGCGTCGCGAGCCGAAGGTCAGAGCGCGCTGACCTATCCGCACGCATATCGCATATCGTACCCGCGCTTCCTCGAGGCGATGCGGTCGATCGGCGTCTCGATGTCGATCTCCGACGTCGCCGCGGACGGAGCGCCGCCGAAAGCCGTGCCGATGCTCAAGCCCGATCGCGCCGCGGCGATGACGCTCGACGAGCTCTTCCGCCGGCGCGCGTACGAGACCCCGCTCGAACTTGCGGCCGTCGAGACGCGAGACGGCAGCGACGCGACGCTGACCTGGCAGGAGCTCCACGATCGCGTCGAGCGCGCCGCGGTGCTCCTTCTCCAACTCGGCGTACGGCCGGGCGAATGCGTCGCCTACCAACTGCCGAACTGCCTCGAATTTCTCGTCGTCACGCTCGCGACGCTGCGCGTCGGCGGCATCTGCTGCCCGCTGATGCCGATCTTCCGCGAGCGCGAGATCGCGTTCTGCCTTCGCCGCTCCGGAGCGCGCGTTCTCGTCGTTCCCGACGAGGCGCGAGGCCGCCGCCACGCCGCCGAAATCGCCTCGCTGTTATCCGAGGCGTCGATCTTCAGCGGCGAACTGCCGCTGCGATTGGAGCACGTGATCGTATCGTCGAGCGGACGCACCGCTCACGCGCTTCCGGCGGGCGACGCGCGCGGCGCGGTCTCGTGGCTGCGCTTCGAGGAGGCGCTGCGCTCGACCGAGATCGACGCCCGGTTGCTCGACGCGCGCCGCAGCGAGCCCACCGCGCTCGCGCAGTTGCTCTTCACCTCCGGAACGTCGGGCGAGCCGAAGGGCGTGCTCCACCGCAACGACGTGCTGATGCGAGCCGCCGCGATGGAGGTGGAACACCTCGACCTCGGCTCCGAGGATCGCATCTTCGTTCCGTCGCCGCTCGCGCATCAGACCGGCTTCCTGTACGGGATGTGGCTCGCGATCGTCATGGGCGTGCCGCAGATCCTGCAGCCGGTCTGGAACGCGTCGCGCGCGCTGCGCGCGCTCAACGATTGGGATGCAACGTTCGTACAGGCTGCGACGCCGTTTCTCGCCGATATCGTCAAGGCCGTCGAAGAAGGCGAGCGTCCTCCGGCGGCGCTGCGCATCTTCGTCGCGACCGGCGCCGCGGTGCCGCGCTCGCTCGCGGAGCGCGCGACGCGAATTCTCGGCACGGCGGTCTGCGGCGCGTGGGGAACGACCGAATCGTGTCTCGGCTCGCTCGCGGCGCCCGGCGACGAGCCCGCCAAGGTGTGGGGCACCGACGGACGCGCGCTGCGCGGAATCCGTCTGCGCATCGCCGATTCCGACGGGCGCGTGCTCCCCGCCGACGAGGAGGGACACTTCGAGGTCTCGTCGCCGACGATGTTCGAAGGATATATCGATCATCCGGATTGGACCGCAGCGGCATTCACGCCGGACGGCTGGTTCCGTACCGGCGATCTCGGCGTCATGGACGAGTCGGGATACATACGCATCACCGGGCGCCTGCGCGACGTGATCAATCGCGGCGGCGAGAAGATTCCCGTCGCCGAGGTCGAGCAGCTGCTCTCCGACCATCCGGCCGTTGCCGAGGTCGCGATCGTCGCGATGCCCGACGCGCGCTTGGGCGAGCGCGCCTGCGCGTTCGTCGTGCCGCGCGGCGGCGCGCCGCTCGACTTCGAGCGGATGCAGCATTACCTCGACGCCTGTCAGGTCGCGAAGCAGTACTGGCCCGAGCGCCTCGAGATCGTCGCCGAGCTGCCGCGCACGCCGTCGGGCAAGGTTCAGAAGTACGTGCTCCGCGAGCGCGCGCGCGACTTACGTCCCTACGAACGCGTGAAAGAGGCGATCTCGTGA
- a CDS encoding SDR family oxidoreductase, whose amino-acid sequence MSRRFDGKISLITGSSRGIGRALALTLARDGASIVVNYNRNEELAAATVAEIEALGSRALAVQANVETVEDIDRLFDRVEDEFGRLDHFVSNAAASSFKKVADLKAHNLDRSFDLNVRAFVLGAQRAVKLMKDGGRIAVLSSYGSIRAYPTYANLGSNKAAIEAFVRYMAVEFAPLGINVNAINGGLIDTESCAYFYENVKGMAPIESVLSKVPKGRMGTPQEVADVIAFLLAPESEYVTGQTICVDGGLSVIAPPFYSDTSPPLTLP is encoded by the coding sequence GTGAGCCGGCGGTTCGACGGCAAGATCTCGCTGATCACGGGAAGCTCGCGCGGCATCGGCCGCGCGCTCGCGCTGACGCTTGCACGCGACGGCGCGTCGATCGTCGTCAACTACAACCGCAACGAAGAACTGGCCGCCGCGACCGTCGCGGAGATCGAGGCGCTGGGATCGCGCGCGCTCGCCGTCCAGGCAAACGTCGAGACCGTCGAAGACATCGACCGCCTCTTCGATCGCGTCGAAGACGAGTTCGGCCGCCTCGATCACTTCGTCTCGAACGCGGCGGCGAGCTCGTTCAAGAAGGTCGCCGATCTCAAGGCGCACAATCTCGACCGCTCCTTCGATCTCAACGTCCGCGCCTTCGTGCTCGGCGCGCAGCGCGCGGTGAAACTGATGAAGGACGGCGGACGCATCGCGGTGCTCTCGAGCTACGGCAGCATCCGCGCCTATCCGACCTACGCGAACCTCGGCTCGAACAAAGCGGCGATCGAAGCCTTCGTGCGCTACATGGCCGTCGAGTTCGCGCCGCTCGGGATCAACGTCAACGCGATCAACGGCGGACTGATCGACACTGAGTCGTGCGCGTACTTCTACGAGAACGTCAAAGGGATGGCGCCGATCGAATCGGTGCTCTCGAAGGTTCCGAAGGGGCGAATGGGCACGCCGCAAGAGGTCGCCGACGTCATCGCATTTCTGCTGGCGCCGGAGTCGGAGTACGTTACCGGTCAGACGATCTGCGTCGACGGCGGCCTGAGCGTGATCGCGCCGCCCTTCTACTCCGATACCTCGCCTCCGCTGACGTTGCCATAG
- the surE gene encoding 5'/3'-nucleotidase SurE codes for MRILITNDDGIDSPGITALVDALGSEHDVVVVAPSGNRSGVSHAITADEAITIERRLDGPVPAYACSGTPADCVFLGSTELAERPELVVSGINHGPNLADDVNYSGTVAGAVEASLLGIPALAVSLASDFDDPAGRRHWESAAEIVRRCIGQGFEHLRDAACYWNLNVPNRPIEAIEGIAVTRLGRKRICGRMVGQEHEGAIRYYRAWESPFETDRETLGTDIGAVHAGYASLTPLLLDRTAESGLGALSELTAGAR; via the coding sequence GTGCGCATCCTCATCACGAACGACGACGGAATCGACTCGCCGGGAATTACCGCGCTCGTCGACGCGCTCGGAAGCGAGCACGACGTCGTCGTCGTAGCGCCGTCGGGTAATCGCAGCGGCGTCTCGCACGCGATCACGGCGGACGAGGCGATCACGATCGAGCGGCGTCTCGACGGGCCCGTGCCCGCTTACGCGTGCTCCGGAACTCCGGCCGACTGCGTCTTTCTCGGCTCGACGGAACTCGCCGAACGTCCGGAGCTCGTCGTCAGCGGGATCAACCACGGACCGAATTTGGCCGACGACGTGAACTACTCGGGCACCGTCGCCGGCGCGGTCGAAGCCTCGCTGCTCGGCATCCCCGCGCTCGCGGTCTCGCTCGCATCGGATTTCGACGATCCCGCCGGGCGCCGCCATTGGGAGAGCGCCGCGGAGATCGTGCGGCGCTGCATCGGGCAAGGTTTCGAGCATCTGCGCGATGCGGCGTGCTACTGGAACCTCAACGTTCCGAACCGTCCGATCGAAGCGATCGAAGGAATCGCGGTCACGCGCCTCGGCCGCAAACGAATCTGCGGCCGTATGGTGGGGCAAGAACATGAAGGCGCGATTCGCTACTATCGCGCATGGGAGTCGCCGTTCGAGACCGACCGCGAGACGCTCGGCACCGATATCGGCGCCGTGCACGCGGGTTACGCGAGCTTGACCCCGCTCTTGCTCGATCGCACGGCCGAGTCGGGACTCGGAGCGCTCTCGGAACTGACCGCAGGCGCGCGATAG
- a CDS encoding beta-ketoacyl-[acyl-carrier-protein] synthase family protein — protein MEHVAVTGMGIVSPIGSGAGTFWRNLLAGRRAIAPMPNARNRTGNALWAAVPDGFLDGSPLPRTALKNTDRFTQYAMTAACEALANARLDPPEATAVVVGNTMGGFPFVAEAQTKFLGDAHNVTPKLMALVIPNMAAAAIAMHWRLHGPQLAVSTACASSLDAIGLAAGMIERGEIEAAIAGGSETLLSPIVYESLVRAGALSRNPDAARASRPFDVDRDGFVMGDGAGILVLERADRARARGAEILARIRGYGSLADAHHITSPDPSARHESRAMRDALDRAGDAGESCDVVYAHATGTIVGDAAESRAIDDVYAGRRAIVTSIKGHVGHSMAGAGAMCAIAGIAGMREGLIPPTMGTQRVDPQTRFDLVLERPRAHAYSVFQVNAFGFGGQNASLILSR, from the coding sequence ATGGAGCACGTCGCCGTTACCGGGATGGGGATCGTTTCGCCGATCGGCAGCGGCGCGGGAACGTTCTGGCGCAATCTTTTGGCGGGACGACGCGCGATCGCTCCGATGCCCAACGCAAGGAACCGCACCGGAAACGCTCTCTGGGCCGCCGTTCCCGACGGCTTTCTCGACGGATCGCCGCTGCCGCGAACGGCGCTGAAGAACACCGATCGCTTCACACAGTACGCGATGACCGCCGCATGCGAAGCGCTGGCGAACGCGCGCCTCGATCCGCCCGAAGCAACCGCGGTCGTCGTCGGAAACACGATGGGCGGCTTTCCGTTCGTCGCCGAGGCGCAGACGAAGTTTCTCGGCGACGCGCACAACGTCACGCCGAAGCTGATGGCGCTCGTCATTCCCAACATGGCGGCGGCGGCGATCGCGATGCATTGGCGCCTGCACGGCCCGCAGCTCGCCGTCAGCACCGCATGCGCGTCCTCGCTCGACGCGATCGGCCTCGCCGCCGGAATGATCGAGCGCGGCGAGATCGAGGCCGCCATCGCGGGCGGGAGCGAGACGCTGCTCAGCCCGATCGTCTACGAAAGCCTCGTGAGAGCCGGCGCGCTCTCGCGTAATCCCGACGCCGCGCGCGCTTCGCGTCCGTTCGACGTCGATCGCGACGGATTCGTCATGGGCGACGGTGCCGGAATTCTCGTCCTCGAGCGCGCGGACCGAGCGCGGGCTCGCGGCGCGGAGATTCTCGCGCGGATTCGCGGCTACGGCTCGCTCGCCGACGCGCACCACATCACGTCGCCGGATCCGTCGGCCCGGCACGAATCGCGCGCGATGCGCGACGCGCTCGATCGCGCCGGCGATGCCGGCGAGAGCTGCGACGTCGTCTACGCGCACGCGACCGGAACGATCGTCGGCGACGCCGCCGAGTCGAGAGCGATCGACGACGTTTACGCGGGACGCCGCGCGATCGTCACGTCGATCAAGGGACACGTCGGGCACAGCATGGCGGGCGCCGGAGCGATGTGCGCGATCGCGGGCATCGCCGGGATGCGCGAGGGGCTGATTCCGCCGACGATGGGAACGCAACGAGTCGATCCGCAGACGCGCTTCGACCTCGTACTCGAGCGCCCGCGCGCTCATGCGTACTCGGTCTTTCAGGTCAACGCGTTCGGCTTCGGCGGACAGAACGCGTCGTTGATCCTTTCGCGATGA